Proteins encoded by one window of Sphaerodactylus townsendi isolate TG3544 linkage group LG04, MPM_Stown_v2.3, whole genome shotgun sequence:
- the DYNLT3 gene encoding dynein light chain Tctex-type 3 isoform X1 → MEEFHPHNDEVIRTSPSMTFNTEEAHSIVKDCIEGVLGKADYNHDKVNHWTAAIVEQSLTHLVKLGKTYKYIVTCAVMQKCGAGLHTASSCFWDTTTDGTCTVRWENRTMNCVVNVFAVAILL, encoded by the exons ATGGAAGAGTTTCACCCCCATAACGACGAGGTAATTCGCACTTCCCCCTCG ATGACTTTTAACACTGAAGAAGCCCACAGTATTGTAAAGGAC TGCATAGAAGGTGTTCTGGGCAAGGCAGATTACAATCATGACAAAGTTAATCATTGGACCGCAGCTATAGTAGAACAGTCTCTAACACATCTGGTAAAACTGGGGAAAACATATAAATACATTG TTACATGTGCAGTGATGCAGAAGTGTGGAGCTGGTTTGCACACAGCAAGCTCATGTTTTTGGGATACCACAACTGATG GTACCTGCACAGTCAGATGGGAAAATCGAACAATGAACTGTGTTGTGAATGTTTTTGCTGTAGCCATTCTCCTGTAG
- the DYNLT3 gene encoding dynein light chain Tctex-type 3 isoform X2, which produces MEEFHPHNDEMTFNTEEAHSIVKDCIEGVLGKADYNHDKVNHWTAAIVEQSLTHLVKLGKTYKYIVTCAVMQKCGAGLHTASSCFWDTTTDGTCTVRWENRTMNCVVNVFAVAILL; this is translated from the exons ATGGAAGAGTTTCACCCCCATAACGACGAG ATGACTTTTAACACTGAAGAAGCCCACAGTATTGTAAAGGAC TGCATAGAAGGTGTTCTGGGCAAGGCAGATTACAATCATGACAAAGTTAATCATTGGACCGCAGCTATAGTAGAACAGTCTCTAACACATCTGGTAAAACTGGGGAAAACATATAAATACATTG TTACATGTGCAGTGATGCAGAAGTGTGGAGCTGGTTTGCACACAGCAAGCTCATGTTTTTGGGATACCACAACTGATG GTACCTGCACAGTCAGATGGGAAAATCGAACAATGAACTGTGTTGTGAATGTTTTTGCTGTAGCCATTCTCCTGTAG
- the DYNLT3 gene encoding dynein light chain Tctex-type 3 isoform X3, protein MTFNTEEAHSIVKDCIEGVLGKADYNHDKVNHWTAAIVEQSLTHLVKLGKTYKYIVTCAVMQKCGAGLHTASSCFWDTTTDGTCTVRWENRTMNCVVNVFAVAILL, encoded by the exons ATGACTTTTAACACTGAAGAAGCCCACAGTATTGTAAAGGAC TGCATAGAAGGTGTTCTGGGCAAGGCAGATTACAATCATGACAAAGTTAATCATTGGACCGCAGCTATAGTAGAACAGTCTCTAACACATCTGGTAAAACTGGGGAAAACATATAAATACATTG TTACATGTGCAGTGATGCAGAAGTGTGGAGCTGGTTTGCACACAGCAAGCTCATGTTTTTGGGATACCACAACTGATG GTACCTGCACAGTCAGATGGGAAAATCGAACAATGAACTGTGTTGTGAATGTTTTTGCTGTAGCCATTCTCCTGTAG